Below is a genomic region from Toxoplasma gondii ME49 unplaced genomic scaffold asmbl.29, whole genome shotgun sequence.
CAAGCGGCTTTTGGTTTGATGGAACTATCACATCCAGATAACTCAATACCAGTCAACCGGTTCGTAACACCACTTCATATCGTACCTGAATGGTATTTTCTAGCATATTATGCGGTGTTAAAAGTAATTCCATCCAAAACCGGTGGTTTGTTAGTATTTATGTCATCAACATGTCAATGAAATATCAATAACGATGAAACTTATTTGATTAACATAACAACATAGAAGATTAAGCTGCATTACGTTTAAACTTTACACTGGATACGTTTTAATGTTAACTTACTACAGACCATGGGAGCGAAGATAATCTAATATGTAACTCCGTtcatggaaatcaaaagaGCTTTCACTGATTGTATTTATGAAACGTGATTAGTTCACCTAGCCAACACGATCCGGTTGTTTGGGAACAATTCCCTTCTAGAAGGGTAATCTATGTGCTACAATAACACAGTCGGTACGAAGTCGAAACAAGGTAGTTGATGGTGAACCAGTGGCTGAACAAACCTTTTAATTGATTATGCTGACTTTAGTCCCGATAAACTACAGTTCTGcttaaactgaggagtcaagtaggtacaaaccgtacaaggattaattatgtccatctgtgcatctaagttgATACTCGGTTATATATGTTAGACGCTAACTTCCCGGCTAAACTTTGACTTATTAAACCAGCCTGGGATCATAAAAGTATTATGTATGGTAAGATTGAGCGTGGACTATCGAATGAA
It encodes:
- a CDS encoding apocytochrome b, putative (encoded by transcript TGME49_322200~Predicted trans-membrane domain (TMHMM2.0):6-29:55-78) gives rise to the protein KLCKYHHFLCSLTSQLSYLIGLIFLQAAFGLMELSHPDNSIPVNRFVTPLHIVPEWYFLAYYAVLKVIPSKTGGLLVFMSSTCQ